In Saccharomyces cerevisiae S288C chromosome XV, complete sequence, the following proteins share a genomic window:
- the MRPL23 gene encoding mitochondrial 54S ribosomal protein uL13m MRPL23 (Mitochondrial ribosomal protein of the large subunit; localizes to vacuole in response to H2O2), translating to MSQKIGHSGLAFARLWHHVDVARDKRTLGRLASAIAITLIGRHKPVYHPSQDCGDYVVVTNCQKIRVTGKKFEQKTYWSHSGRPGQLKLQTMNKVVADKGFGEILKKAVSGMLPKNKLRKQRLDRLKVFDGSENPYKQNITAFAHEQSSIPEPLKESIFNQLK from the coding sequence ATGTCGCAGAAGATTGGACACAGTGGCTTGGCTTTTGCGCGCCTTTGGCACCATGTCGACGTTGCCCGTGATAAGAGGACATTGGGTAGATTGGCTTCAGCAATTGCAATTACCTTAATTGGTAGACATAAGCCGGTCTATCATCCGTCACAAGACTGTGGAGACTACGTAGTAGTGACTAATTGCCAAAAAATCCGTGTAACAGGTAAGAAATTTGAGCAGAAGACTTACTGGTCTCATTCAGGTAGACCTGGTCAGCTAAAGTTACAGACAATGAACAAGGTTGTTGCCGATAAAGGATTTggagaaattttgaaaaaagcaGTTAGCGGTATGTTGcctaaaaataaattgaGAAAGCAACGGTTAGACCGCTTAAAAGTTTTCGATGGAAGTGAAAACCCTtataaacaaaatattactgCCTTTGCCCATGAGCAATCATCAATACCAGAGCCTCTTAAAGAATCAATTTTTAACCAATTGAAATAG
- the RPB2 gene encoding DNA-directed RNA polymerase II core subunit RPB2 (RNA polymerase II second largest subunit B150; part of central core; similar to bacterial beta subunit), translated as MSDLANSEKYYDEDPYGFEDESAPITAEDSWAVISAFFREKGLVSQQLDSFNQFVDYTLQDIICEDSTLILEQLAQHTTESDNISRKYEISFGKIYVTKPMVNESDGVTHALYPQEARLRNLTYSSGLFVDVKKRTYEAIDVPGRELKYELIAEESEDDSESGKVFIGRLPIMLRSKNCYLSEATESDLYKLKECPFDMGGYFIINGSEKVLIAQERSAGNIVQVFKKAAPSPISHVAEIRSALEKGSRFISTLQVKLYGREGSSARTIKATLPYIKQDIPIVIIFRALGIIPDGEILEHICYDVNDWQMLEMLKPCVEDGFVIQDRETALDFIGRRGTALGIKKEKRIQYAKDILQKEFLPHITQLEGFESRKAFFLGYMINRLLLCALDRKDQDDRDHFGKKRLDLAGPLLAQLFKTLFKKLTKDIFRYMQRTVEEAHDFNMKLAINAKTITSGLKYALATGNWGEQKKAMSSRAGVSQVLNRYTYSSTLSHLRRTNTPIGRDGKLAKPRQLHNTHWGLVCPAETPEGQACGLVKNLSLMSCISVGTDPMPIITFLSEWGMEPLEDYVPHQSPDATRVFVNGVWHGVHRNPARLMETLRTLRRKGDINPEVSMIRDIREKELKIFTDAGRVYRPLFIVEDDESLGHKELKVRKGHIAKLMATEYQDIEGGFEDVEEYTWSSLLNEGLVEYIDAEEEESILIAMQPEDLEPAEANEENDLDVDPAKRIRVSHHATTFTHCEIHPSMILGVAASIIPFPDHNQSPRNTYQSAMGKQAMGVFLTNYNVRMDTMANILYYPQKPLGTTRAMEYLKFRELPAGQNAIVAIACYSGYNQEDSMIMNQSSIDRGLFRSLFFRSYMDQEKKYGMSITETFEKPQRTNTLRMKHGTYDKLDDDGLIAPGVRVSGEDVIIGKTTPISPDEEELGQRTAYHSKRDASTPLRSTENGIVDQVLVTTNQDGLKFVKVRVRTTKIPQIGDKFASRHGQKGTIGITYRREDMPFTAEGIVPDLIINPHAIPSRMTVAHLIECLLSKVAALSGNEGDASPFTDITVEGISKLLREHGYQSRGFEVMYNGHTGKKLMAQIFFGPTYYQRLRHMVDDKIHARARGPMQVLTRQPVEGRSRDGGLRFGEMERDCMIAHGAASFLKERLMEASDAFRVHICGICGLMTVIAKLNHNQFECKGCDNKIDIYQIHIPYAAKLLFQELMAMNITPRLYTDRSRDF; from the coding sequence ATGTCAGACCTTGCAAACTCAGAAAAGTATTATGATGAGGACCCATATGGATTCGAGGATGAAAGTGCACCAATTACTGCAGAAGATTCGTGGGCTGTTATATCCGCTTTTTTTCGCGAGAAGGGGCTAGTTTCACAACAACTTGACTCTTTCAATCAATTCGTTGATTATACTTTACAAGACATTATTTGCGAGGATTCCACCTTGATTTTAGAGCAGTTGGCTCAACATACTACCGAATCAGACAACATCAGTAGAAAGTATGAGATTAGTTTTGGTAAAATCTATGTTACAAAGCCAATGGTAAATGAATCTGATGGTGTTACCCATGCGTTGTATCCACAAGAAGCACGTTTACGTAATTTGACATATTCGTCTGGTTTATTTGTTGATGTTAAGAAGAGAACATATGAAGCTATTGATGTTCCAGGTAGGGAACTGAAATATGAATTAATTGCCGAAGAATCTGAAGATGACAGCGAAAGCGGAAAAGTTTTCATTGGCCGTTTACCGATTATGTTAAGATCAAAGAATTGTTACCTAAGTGAGGCTACAGAATCAGATTTATATAAGCTGAAAGAATGTCCCTTTGATATGGGTGGTTATTTCATCATTAATGGTTctgaaaaagttttgatTGCACAGGAGCGTTCTGCAGGTAATATTGTTCAAGTGTTTAAAAAAGCCGCCCCATCTCCAATTTCTCATGTAGCAGAAATTAGATCTGCCCTTGAAAAAGGTTCTAGGTTTATCAGTACCCTTCAAGTCAAGCTTTATGGTCGTGAGGGTAGTTCAGCTCGTACTATTAAAGCCACATTACCATATATCAAACAGGATATTCCTATTGTAATCATATTCAGAGCTTTAGGTATTATTCCAGACGGTGAAATTTTAGAACATATCTGCTACGACGTAAATGATTGGCAAATGCTGGAAATGCTTAAGCCTTGTGTTGAAGACGGGTTTGTTATTCAAGATCGTGAAACTGCATTAGACTTTATTGGTCGTCGTGGTACTGCCCTTGGTattaagaaagaaaaaagaatccaATATGCAAAAGAcattttacaaaaagaaTTCCTACCTCATATTACTCAATTAGAAGGTTTTGAAAGTAGAAAGGCATTTTTCTTAGGTTATATGATAAACAGATTATTACTGTGTGCTTTAGATCGTAAAGACCAAGATGATCGTGATCATTTcgggaaaaaaagattagaTTTGGCAGGTCCATTATTGGCCCAACTTTTCAAGacattgttcaaaaaattaactAAAGATATTTTCCGTTATATGCAAAGAACTGTAGAGGAAGCCCATGACTTTAACATGAAATTAGCGATTAACGCAAAAACCATAACATCGGGTCTTAAGTACGCTTTGGCTACTGGTAACTGGGgtgaacaaaaaaaagccaTGTCTTCTAGGGCAGGTGTTTCTCAGGTTTTGAACCGTTACACTTATTCATCCACCTTATCACATTTAAGAAGAACAAATACCCCTATTGGTCGTGATGGTAAATTAGCCAAACCACGTCAATTGCATAATACACATTGGGGGTTGGTCTGTCCTGCAGAAACTCCTGAAGGCCAAGCGTGTGGTTTAGTTAAGAATCTGTCACTGATGTCTTGTATTTCTGTTGGTACAGATCCGATGCCTATCATCACTTTTTTGAGTGAATGGGGTATGGAACCACTGGAAGATTACGTACCACATCAATCACCTGACGCGACAAGGGTCTTCGTCAATGGTGTTTGGCACGGTGTTCACAGAAACCCAGCAAGATTAATGGAAACCCTTAGAACATTGAGAAGAAAGGGTGATATCAATCCGGAAGTTTCTATGATTAGAGATATTCGTGAAAAGGAGCTAAAAATCTTTACAGATGCCGGTAGAGTTTATAGACCATTATttattgttgaagacgATGAATCACTAGGCCATAAGGAATTAAAGGTAAGAAAGGGTCATATTGCCAAACTGATGGCTACCGAATATCAAGATATTGAAGGTGGATTTGAAGATGTAGAAGAATATACATGGTCATCATTATTGAATGAGGGTTTAGTGGAATACATTGatgctgaagaagaagaatctaTATTGATCGCAATGCAACCGGAAGATCTCGAGCCTGCAGAGGCAAATGAGGAAAACGATCTCGATGTTGATCCTGCCAAACGTATAAGAGTATCACATCATGCTACAACATTTACACATTGTGAGATTCATCCTTCTATGATTCTCGGTGTCGCAGCATCCATTATTCCATTCCCTGACCATAATCAATCTCCGCGTAACACTTACCAATCTGCGATGGGTAAGCAAGCTATGGGTGTGTTTTTAACAAACTATAATGTGCGTATGGATACTATGGCCAATATTCTATATTATCCTCAAAAACCATTGGGTACTACACGTGCGATGGAATATTTGAAGTTTAGAGAATTACCCGCTGGTCAAAATGCAATTGTTGCTATTGCATGTTACTCCGGTTATAATCAAGAAGATTCTATGATTATGAACCAGTCTTCAATTGATCGTGGTCTATTCAGATCTCTGTTTTTCAGATCTTATATGGATCAGGAAAAGAAGTACGGTATGTCTATAACGGAGACTTTTGAGAAACCACAACGTACAAACACCTTAAGAATGAAACATGGTACATACGATAAGTTGGACGATGATGGTCTAATTGCGCCTGGTGTTAGAGTTTCAGGAGAAGATGTGATTATCGGTAAAACCACACCAATCTCACCAGATGAAGAGGAACTCGGTCAAAGAACAGCATACCATTCCAAACGTGATGCTTCCACACCATTGAGAAGTACTGAAAACGGTATTGTTGATCAAGTTTTAGTCACAACAAACCAAGATGGGTTAAAGTTTGTCAAAGTTCGTGTAAGAACTACAAAGATTCCTCAAATTGGTGACAAATTTGCTTCTCGTCACGGTCAAAAGGGTACTATTGGTATCACATATCGTAGAGAAGATATGCCATTTACCGCAGAAGGTATTGTTCCAGATTTGATTATTAACCCTCATGCTATTCCATCTCGTATGACTGTTGCCCATTTAATTGAATGTTTGTTGAGTAAAGTCGCGGCACTATCTGGTAATGAAGGTGACGCCTCTCCTTTCACGGACATTACTGTAGAAGGTATATCCAAACTACTGCGTGAGCATGGTTATCAATCTCGTGGGTTTGAAGTTATGTATAATGGTCACACAGGTAAAAAACTAATGgctcaaattttctttggtcCTACATATTATCAACGACTAAGACACATGGTGGATGACAAGATACATGCCAGAGCACGTGGTCCAATGCAAGTATTGACGAGACAGCCTGTAGAGGGTAGATCGAGAGACGGTGGTTTAAGATTCGGTGAGATGGAACGTGACTGTATGATTGCTCATGGTGCTGCCTCATTCTTGAAGGAGAGATTAATGGAAGCATCCGATGCCTTTAGAGTCCATATTTGTGGTATTTGCGGGCTGATGACAGTTATCGCGAAATTAAATCATAACCAATTTGAATGTAAGGGATGTGATAATAAGATTGATATTTACCAAATTCATATTCCATACGCCGCGAAGTTATTATTCCAAGAACTTATGGCTATGAACATTACACCACGTTTATATACCGATCGTTCGAGAGATTTTTAA
- the ATG40 gene encoding Atg40p (Autophagy receptor with a role in endoplasmic reticulum degradation; involved specifically in autophagy of cortical and cytoplasmic ER in response to nitrogen starvation or rapamycin treatment; acts with COPII subunit Sfb3p; localizes to the cortical and cytoplasmic ER; similar to human FAM134B, which is also involved in ER autophagy and is associated with sensory neuropathy), translating to MFNLILWPLFLLTSVAIPLQLTLEVVYLTSSVDFSKASAAKTATSLGQSPVVITIYKSLLKYWSLYEFIHFIYLYTPIDAFLNFLPFTSLLMSFGSICLTRELVYDFIAFMESQNKLTGFLNKITEPNFNSYLLFSSIYNIWFADDTNDKFLFGKLTQILISVTKRYEFPRTFYLAKVSDFLQNLILTRLRPFVTEQPQGDKNRYQNGDRESTKNGAAYQKSSQQSSSFEQNFTSTEFPNDYDFMEDILDETTELD from the coding sequence ATGTTTAATTTAATTTTATGGCCCTTATTTTTGCTTACCTCAGTTGCCATTCCTTTGCAGCTGACATTAGAAGTGGTCTATCTGACGTCTTCCGTTGACTTCTCAAAGGCAAGTGCTGCTAAAACCGCTACTTCTTTGGGTCAGTCCCCAGTTGTCATCACCATTTATAAATCACTGTTAAAATATTGGAGTCTTTACGAGTTCATACATTTTATTTACCTCTATACTCCTATTGATGCCTTTCTGAATTTCTTACCATTTACCTCTTTACTTATGTCGTTTGGAAGTATTTGCTTGACAAGAGAGCTGGTATATGACTTCATTGCCTTTATGGAATCTCAAAACAAGCTTACCGGATTCCTTAATAAGATAACAGAACCGAATTTTAACAGTTATTTActgttttcttcaatttatAACATTTGGTTTGCAGATGACACCAATGACAAATTCTTATTCGGTAAATTAACTCAGATTTTAATATCTGTAACAAAAAGGTACGAATTTCCAAGAACATTCTACTTAGCAAAAGTTTCTGATTTCCTACAAAATCTCATTCTAACGAGATTGAGACCCTTTGTAACGGAGCAACCCCAAGGCGACAAAAATCGCTATCAAAACGGTGACCGTGAATCTACAAAGAATGGAGCTGCTTATCAGAAGTCTTCACAACAATCATCGTCTTTCGAACAAAATTTTACCAGCACTGAGTTCCCGAATGATTATGATTTTATGGAGGATATTCTAGATGAGACAACTGAATTGGATTAG
- the PDR5 gene encoding ATP-binding cassette multidrug transporter PDR5 (Plasma membrane ATP-binding cassette (ABC) transporter; multidrug transporter actively regulated by Pdr1p; also involved in steroid transport, cation resistance, and cellular detoxification during exponential growth; PDR5 has a paralog, PDR15, that arose from the whole genome duplication): MPEAKLNNNVNDVTSYSSASSSTENAADLHNYNGFDEHTEARIQKLARTLTAQSMQNSTQSAPNKSDAQSIFSSGVEGVNPIFSDPEAPGYDPKLDPNSENFSSAAWVKNMAHLSAADPDFYKPYSLGCAWKNLSASGASADVAYQSTVVNIPYKILKSGLRKFQRSKETNTFQILKPMDGCLNPGELLVVLGRPGSGCTTLLKSISSNTHGFDLGADTKISYSGYSGDDIKKHFRGEVVYNAEADVHLPHLTVFETLVTVARLKTPQNRIKGVDRESYANHLAEVAMATYGLSHTRNTKVGNDIVRGVSGGERKRVSIAEVSICGSKFQCWDNATRGLDSATALEFIRALKTQADISNTSATVAIYQCSQDAYDLFNKVCVLDDGYQIYYGPADKAKKYFEDMGYVCPSRQTTADFLTSVTSPSERTLNKDMLKKGIHIPQTPKEMNDYWVKSPNYKELMKEVDQRLLNDDEASREAIKEAHIAKQSKRARPSSPYTVSYMMQVKYLLIRNMWRLRNNIGFTLFMILGNCSMALILGSMFFKIMKKGDTSTFYFRGSAMFFAILFNAFSSLLEIFSLYEARPITEKHRTYSLYHPSADAFASVLSEIPSKLIIAVCFNIIFYFLVDFRRNGGVFFFYLLINIVAVFSMSHLFRCVGSLTKTLSEAMVPASMLLLALSMYTGFAIPKKKILRWSKWIWYINPLAYLFESLLINEFHGIKFPCAEYVPRGPAYANISSTESVCTVVGAVPGQDYVLGDDFIRGTYQYYHKDKWRGFGIGMAYVVFFFFVYLFLCEYNEGAKQKGEILVFPRSIVKRMKKRGVLTEKNANDPENVGERSDLSSDRKMLQESSEEESDTYGEIGLSKSEAIFHWRNLCYEVQIKAETRRILNNVDGWVKPGTLTALMGASGAGKTTLLDCLAERVTMGVITGDILVNGIPRDKSFPRSIGYCQQQDLHLKTATVRESLRFSAYLRQPAEVSIEEKNRYVEEVIKILEMEKYADAVVGVAGEGLNVEQRKRLTIGVELTAKPKLLVFLDEPTSGLDSQTAWSICQLMKKLANHGQAILCTIHQPSAILMQEFDRLLFMQRGGKTVYFGDLGEGCKTMIDYFESHGAHKCPADANPAEWMLEVVGAAPGSHANQDYYEVWRNSEEYRAVQSELDWMERELPKKGSITAAEDKHEFSQSIIYQTKLVSIRLFQQYWRSPDYLWSKFILTIFNQLFIGFTFFKAGTSLQGLQNQMLAVFMFTVIFNPILQQYLPSFVQQRDLYEARERPSRTFSWISFIFAQIFVEVPWNILAGTIAYFIYYYPIGFYSNASAAGQLHERGALFWLFSCAFYVYVGSMGLLVISFNQVAESAANLASLLFTMSLSFCGVMTTPSAMPRFWIFMYRVSPLTYFIQALLAVGVANVDVKCADYELLEFTPPSGMTCGQYMEPYLQLAKTGYLTDENATDTCSFCQISTTNDYLANVNSFYSERWRNYGIFICYIAFNYIAGVFFYWLARVPKKNGKLSKK, from the coding sequence ATGCCCGAGGCCAAGCTTAACAATAACGTCAACGACGTTACTAGCTACTCCTCCGCGTCTTCTTCTACTGAAAACGCTGCTGATCTACACAATTATAATGGGTTCGATGAGCATACAGAAGCTCGAATCCAAAAACTGGCAAGGACTCTGACCGCACAGAGTATGCAAAACTCCACTCAATCGGCACCCAACAAAAGTGATGCTCAGTCTATATTTTCTAGCGGTGTGGAAGGTGTAAACCCGATATTCTCTGATCCTGAAGCTCCAGGCTATGACCCAAAATTGGACCCCAACTccgaaaatttttctagTGCCGCCTGGGTTAAGAATATGGCTCACCTAAGTGCGGCAGACCCTGACTTTTATAAGCCTTATTCCTTAGGTTGCGCTTGGAAGAACTTAAGTGCTTCTGGTGCTTCCGCAGATGTCGCCTATCAGTCAACTGTGGTTAATATTCCATACAAAATCCTAAAAAGTGGGCTGAGAAAGTTTCAACGTTCTAAAGAAACCAATACTTTCCAAATCTTGAAACCAATGGATGGTTGCCTAAACCCAGGTGAATTGCTAGTCGTTTTAGGTAGACCAGGCTCTGGCTGTACTACTTTATTAAAATCCATCTCTTCAAATACTCATGGTTTTGATCTTGGTGCAGATACTAAAATTTCTTACAGCGGCTACTCAGGTGATGATATTAAGAAACATTTTCGTGGTGAAGTTGTTTACAACGCAGAAGCTGATGTACATCTGCCTCATTTAACAGTCTTCGAAACTTTGGTTACAGTAGCGAGGTTGAAAACCCCACAGAACCGTATCAAGGGTGTCGATAGGGAAAGTTATGCGAATCATTTGGCGGAAGTAGCAATGGCAACGTACGGTTTATCGCATACAAGGAATACAAAAGTTGGTAACGACATCGTCAGAGGTGTTTCCGGTGGTGAAAGGAAGCGTGTCTCCATTGCTGAAGTCTCCATCTGTGGATCCAAATTTCAATGCTGGGATAATGCTACAAGGGGTTTGGATTCCGCTACCGCTTTGGAATTTATTCGTGCCTTAAAGACTCAAGCTGATATTTCCAATACATCTGCCACAGTGGCCATCTATCAATGTTCTCAAGATGCGTACGACTTGTTCAATAAAGTCTGTGTTTTGGATGATGGTTATCAGATCTACTATGGCCCCGCCGATAAGGCCAAGAAGTACTTTGAAGATATGGGGTATGTTTGTCCAAGCAGACAAACCACCGCAGATTTTTTGACCTCAGTTACAAGTCCCTCTGAGAGAACCCTGAACAAAGATATGCTAAAAAAAGGTATTCATATACCACAGACCCCGAAGGAAATGAACGATTACTGGGTAAAATCTCCAAATTACAAAGAGCTAATGAAAGAAGTCGACCAACGATTATTGAATGACGATGAAGCAAGCCGTGAAGCTATTAAGGAAGCCCACATTGCTAAGCAGTCCAAGAGAGCAAGACCTTCCTCTCCTTATACTGTCAGCTACATGATGCAAGTTAAATACCTATTAATCAGAAATATGTGGAGACTGCGAAATAATATCGGGTTTACATTATTTATGATTTTGGGTAACTGTAGTATGGCTTTAATCTTGGGTTCAATGTTTTTCAAGATCATGAAAAAGGGTGATACTTCTACATTCTATTTCCGTGGTTCTGCTATGTTTTTTGCAATTCTATTCAAtgcattttcttctctgtTAGAAATCTTTTCGTTATATGAGGCCAGACCAATCACTGAAAAACATAGAACATATTCGTTATACCATCCAAGTGCTGACGCTTTTGCATCAGTTCTATCAGAAATACCCTCAAAGTTAATCATCGCTGTTTGCTTCAATATAATCTTCTATTTCTTAGTAGACTTTAGAAGAAATGGTGgtgtattctttttctacttATTAATAAACATTGTCGCGGTTTTCTCCATGTCTCACTTGTTTAGATGTGTTGGTTCCTTAACAAAGACATTGTCAGAAGCTATGGTTCCCGCTTCTATGTTATTGTTGGCTCTATCCATGTATACCGGTTTTGCTATTCCTAAGAAGAAGATCCTACGTTGGTCTAAATGGATTTGGTATATCAATCCGTTGGCTTACTTATTCGAATCTTTGTTAATTAACGAGTTTCATGGTATAAAATTCCCCTGCGCTGAATATGTTCCTCGTGGTCCTGCGTATGCAAACATTTCTAGTACAGAATCTGTTTGTACCGTGGTTGGAGCTGTTCCAGGCCAAGACTATGTTCTGGGTGATGATTTCATTAGAGGAACTTATCAATACTACCACAAAGACAAATGGCGTGGTTTCGGTATTGGTATGGCTTATGTcgtcttctttttctttgtctaTCTATTCTTATGTGAATACAACGAGGGTGCTAAACAAAAAGGTGAAATATTAGTTTTCCCACGCAGTATAGTtaaaagaatgaagaaaagaggtGTACTAACTGAAAAGAATGCAAATGACCCCGAAAACGTTGGGGAACGTAGTGACTTATCCAGCGATAGGAAAATGCTACAAGAAAGCTCTGAAGAGGAATCCGATACTTACGGAGAAATTGGTTTATCCAAGTCAGAGGCTATATTTCACTGGAGAAACCTTTGTTACGAAGTTCAGATTAAGGCCGAAACAAGACGTATTTTGAACAATGTTGATGGTTGGGTTAAACCAGGTACTTTAACAGCTTTAATGGGTGCTTCAGGTGCTGGTAAAACCACACTTCTGGATTGTTTGGCCGAAAGGGTTACCATGGGTGTTATAACTGGTGATATCTTGGTCAATGGTATTCCCCGTGATAAATCTTTCCCAAGATCCATTGGTTATTGTCAGCAACAAGATTTGCATTTGAAAACTGCCACTGTGAGGGAGTCATTGAGATTTTCTGCTTACCTACGTCAACCAGCTGAAGTTtccattgaagaaaagaacagatatgttgaagaagttattaaaattcttgaaatggaaaaatatgctgatgctgttgttggtgttGCTGGTGAAGGTTTAAACGttgaacaaagaaaaagattaaCCATTGGTGTTGAATTAACTGCCAAACCAAAACTGTTGGTCTTTTTAGATGAACCTACTTCTGGTTTGGATTCTCAAACTGCTTGGTCTATTTGTCAGctaatgaaaaagttgGCAAATCATGGTCAAGCAATTCTATGTACTATTCACCAACCCTCTGCTATTTTGATGCAAGAATTCGATCGTTTACTATTTATGCAACGTGGTGGTAAGACTGTCTACTTTGGCGACTTGGGCGAAGGTTGTAAAACTATGATCGATTATTTTGAAAGCCATGGTGCTCATAAATGCCCTGCTGACGCCAACCCAGCTGAATGGATGCTAGAAGTTGTTGGTGCAGCTCCAGGCTCTCATGCAAATCAAGATTATTACGAAGTTTGGAGGAATTCTGAAGAGTACAGGGCCGTTCAATCTGAATTAGATTGGATGGAAAGAGAATTACCAAAGAAAGGTTCGATAACTGCAGCTGAGGACAAACACGAATTTTCACAATCAATTATTTATCAAACAAAATTGGTCAGTATTCGTCTATTCCAGCAATATTGGAGATCTCCAGATTATTTATGGTCGAAGTTTATTTTAACTATTTTCAATCAATTGTTCATCGGTTTCactttcttcaaagcaGGAACCTCGCTACAGGGTTtacaaaatcaaatgttGGCTGTGTTCATGTTTACGGTTATTTTCAATCCTATTCTACAACAATACCTACCATCTTTTGTCCAGCAAAGAGATTTGTATGAGGCCAGGGAACGCCCCTCAAGGActttttcttggatttcATTTATCTTCGCTCAAATATTCGTGGAAGTTCCATGGAATATATTGGCAGGTACTATTGCTTATTTTATCTACTATTATCCAATTGGATTTTACTCCAACGCGTCTGCAGCTGGCCAGTTGCATGAAAGGGGTGCTTTATTTTGGTTGTTCTCTTGTGCTTTCTACGTTTATGTTGGTTCTATGGGTCTGCTTGTCATTTCATTCAACCAAGTTGCAGAAAGTGCAGCTAACTTAGCCTCTTTGTTGTTTACAATGTCTTTGTCTTTTTGTGGTGTTATGACTACCCCAAGTGCCATGCCTAGATTTTGGATATTCATGTACAGGGTTTCACCTTTGACTTATTTCATTCAGGCTCTGTTGGCTGTTGGTGTTGCTAACGTAGACGTCAAATGCGCTGATTACGAATTGCTAGAATTCACACCACCATCCGGTATGACATGTGGGCAGTACATGGAACCATATTTACAACTAGCAAAGACTGGTTACTTAACTGATGAAAATGCCACTGACACCTGTAGTTTCTGTCAAATATCTACAACCAATGATTACTTAGCTAATGTCAATTCTTTCTACAGTGAGAGATGGAGAAATTATGGTATCTTCATCTGTTATATTGCATTCAATTATATCGCTGGTGTCTTTTTCTACTGGTTAGCAAGAGTGCCTAAAAAGAACGGTAAACTCTCCAAGAAATAA